From a region of the Acidobacteriota bacterium genome:
- a CDS encoding replication-associated recombination protein A: MSDSLFPDMKQPREEGRAGGSGPRASAAEKGAAPLADRMRPGSLEEMLGQEHLLGQGKVLRRLIEEDQVSSMILWGPPGVGKTTLARLVARHSKAYFVSLSAVLSGVKDIKQVVEQARRMTAAGRRTVLFIDELHRFNKAQQDALLPHVESGALTLIGATTENPSFEVIAPLLSRSRVFVLRPLEEEDILKLLHRALQDEERGLGKWAMEVEEDVLSRIASFAEGDARQALNSLEVACRLARSSGQSPPRLTAKLLAEALQNRHLRYDKSGEEHYNIISALHKSMRNSDPDASLYWLGRMLEAGEDPRYILRRMIRFAAEDVGLADPDAVGRAVDALRAYDFVGLPEGKLFLAQTAVYLAKAPKSNAVYKAYGAVEKDVRETRSEPVPLHLRNAPTRLMKDLGYGQGYRYAHDEGGRVEEMNCLPEKLKDRRYWEED; this comes from the coding sequence ATGAGTGACTCGCTTTTTCCAGACATGAAGCAGCCCCGAGAGGAGGGCCGGGCGGGCGGGAGCGGCCCGCGGGCCTCGGCGGCGGAAAAGGGAGCGGCGCCGCTGGCCGACCGGATGCGGCCAGGCAGCCTGGAAGAGATGCTGGGCCAGGAGCACCTCTTGGGCCAAGGCAAGGTGCTGCGGCGGCTGATCGAAGAGGACCAAGTCTCCTCCATGATCCTGTGGGGACCTCCAGGAGTGGGCAAGACCACGCTGGCCCGGCTGGTGGCCCGCCACAGCAAGGCCTATTTCGTCTCCCTCAGCGCCGTCCTCTCAGGCGTCAAGGACATCAAGCAGGTGGTCGAGCAAGCCCGCCGAATGACTGCGGCCGGGCGCCGGACGGTACTCTTCATCGACGAATTGCACCGCTTCAACAAGGCCCAGCAAGACGCCCTGCTGCCTCACGTGGAAAGCGGCGCACTGACCCTGATCGGGGCCACCACCGAGAATCCCTCCTTCGAGGTCATCGCGCCGCTGCTCTCCCGCTCGCGGGTATTCGTGCTGCGTCCGCTGGAGGAAGAAGACATTCTCAAGCTGCTGCACAGGGCCCTGCAGGATGAAGAGCGTGGACTGGGCAAGTGGGCCATGGAGGTCGAGGAGGACGTCCTGAGCCGTATCGCCTCTTTCGCGGAGGGAGACGCCCGTCAGGCCCTCAATTCGCTTGAAGTCGCCTGCCGCCTGGCCCGAAGCTCGGGTCAGAGTCCGCCGCGGCTGACCGCCAAACTGCTGGCCGAGGCGCTGCAGAACCGCCACCTGCGCTACGACAAGTCGGGAGAAGAGCACTACAACATCATCTCGGCCTTGCATAAATCGATGCGCAACTCCGACCCCGACGCTTCGCTCTATTGGCTGGGGCGCATGCTCGAGGCCGGCGAAGACCCGCGCTACATCCTGCGCCGCATGATCCGCTTCGCAGCCGAGGACGTGGGACTGGCCGACCCCGATGCGGTGGGCCGGGCCGTGGACGCCTTGCGCGCCTACGACTTCGTGGGGCTTCCCGAAGGCAAGCTCTTCCTGGCTCAGACCGCCGTCTACCTGGCCAAGGCGCCCAAATCGAACGCCGTTTACAAAGCCTATGGGGCGGTTGAGAAGGACGTCCGGGAAACGCGCAGCGAGCCCGTTCCCCTGCACCTGCGAAACGCTCCCACCCGGCTCATGAAGGACCTGGGCTACGGCCAAGGCTACCGCTACGCCCACGACGAGGGCGGACGGGTGGAAGAGATGAATTGCCTGCCCGAGAAACTCAAGGACCGGCGCTACTGGGAGGAAGACTGA
- a CDS encoding RNA methyltransferase: MPDLRGCYNRLFAAVRAMTSFIESRHNPRFKQWTRYLRRPQEEDCPWIAVEGWKHLLEACAWSPPQLLLYSDSDDRRLGPLLDRSREAVRLTPALIKRLSEVKTPQGVMAFFDKPRWSSGDLGEFVLVADGLQDPGNLGTLLRSAAAVGASMASTPGTVSRFNPKAVRASAALIFSVPFLQDTSPSFLEERGYRLWTASAQGRKPLFQTAFRGPTAVLLGSEGGGPGSESRQKAAGSLRIPMRPHAESLNASVAGSLILYEWFRQRSQPDKEAAHE, translated from the coding sequence ATGCCCGACTTACGGGGATGCTACAATCGACTTTTCGCTGCGGTCCGCGCCATGACGTCCTTCATCGAAAGCCGCCACAACCCGCGTTTCAAGCAGTGGACCCGCTACCTGCGCCGTCCCCAGGAGGAAGACTGCCCCTGGATCGCGGTAGAAGGATGGAAGCACCTGCTGGAGGCCTGTGCCTGGTCCCCCCCTCAATTGCTGCTCTACAGCGACTCGGACGACCGGCGCCTGGGACCGCTCTTGGACCGGTCGCGGGAAGCCGTACGGCTCACGCCGGCGCTGATCAAGCGTCTCTCCGAAGTCAAAACGCCCCAGGGCGTAATGGCCTTCTTCGACAAGCCGCGCTGGAGCAGCGGCGACCTGGGCGAGTTCGTGCTGGTGGCGGACGGGCTGCAAGACCCCGGCAATCTGGGGACGCTGCTGCGCAGCGCCGCCGCCGTGGGCGCTTCCATGGCCTCCACCCCAGGCACCGTGTCGCGCTTCAATCCCAAGGCCGTGCGGGCCTCGGCGGCGCTGATTTTCAGCGTCCCCTTTCTCCAGGACACCTCGCCGAGCTTCTTGGAGGAGCGGGGATACCGCCTGTGGACGGCCTCGGCCCAGGGACGGAAACCGCTCTTCCAGACCGCTTTTCGGGGGCCCACCGCGGTGCTGCTGGGCAGCGAGGGCGGCGGCCCCGGAAGCGAATCCCGCCAAAAGGCCGCGGGAAGCTTGCGAATCCCCATGCGTCCTCACGCCGAGAGCCTCAACGCTTCCGTGGCCGGATCGCTGATTCTCTACGAGTGGTTCCGACAGCGCAGCCAGCCCGACAAGGAGGCCGCACATGAGTGA
- a CDS encoding DMT family transporter, whose product MQIFVFVLLCFIWSSSWIGIKFSLQGFPPFLGAGLRFSLAVSFLAIFVWRRRGHLRLERRYWWPLLVTGLLTYVWDYGLIYWAQQHLNPGVTAVLFATFPLFTAAAAIFVYRIESFRGGVLVGMLLGLAGVAAIFAPDLVRARLQGMAPWAGLAVLAGASGGALGIGLTKLRLSRLDPALLTFYQMLPGATGLLLLGWLSGETVDWPVPAVSWWAVLYLAAAASALAFSLYYWLLQSFHATTMSLIIYVTPVLALLLDWIVFGITPSWGVAVGVVLIFSGIFIAEWPKRRQARRAKLQAG is encoded by the coding sequence GTGCAGATCTTCGTCTTCGTGTTGCTTTGCTTCATCTGGAGCAGTTCCTGGATCGGGATCAAGTTCTCCTTGCAGGGGTTCCCGCCGTTCTTGGGTGCCGGACTCCGCTTTTCGCTGGCCGTGTCGTTCTTGGCCATCTTCGTCTGGCGTCGTCGAGGCCATCTGCGGCTGGAGCGTCGTTACTGGTGGCCGCTGCTCGTTACCGGACTGCTCACCTACGTGTGGGACTACGGGCTCATCTACTGGGCCCAGCAGCACCTCAATCCGGGCGTGACGGCGGTGCTTTTCGCCACCTTCCCGCTCTTCACGGCCGCCGCCGCCATCTTCGTCTACCGCATCGAGTCCTTCCGGGGAGGGGTTCTTGTGGGGATGCTTCTGGGCCTTGCGGGGGTGGCCGCCATTTTCGCTCCCGACCTGGTGCGCGCCCGCCTGCAGGGAATGGCTCCCTGGGCGGGTCTGGCCGTCTTGGCCGGGGCTTCCGGGGGCGCCCTGGGCATCGGCTTGACCAAGCTGCGTCTCAGCCGTCTGGACCCGGCCCTGCTCACCTTCTACCAGATGCTGCCCGGCGCCACCGGCTTGTTGCTCTTGGGATGGCTGTCCGGCGAAACCGTCGACTGGCCGGTTCCGGCGGTGTCCTGGTGGGCGGTGCTCTACCTGGCGGCGGCCGCTTCAGCCCTGGCCTTTTCGCTTTACTACTGGCTCCTGCAGAGCTTCCACGCCACCACCATGTCGCTGATCATCTACGTCACTCCCGTGCTGGCCCTGCTGCTGGATTGGATCGTTTTCGGAATCACGCCCTCATGGGGAGTGGCGGTGGGCGTAGTGCTCATTTTCTCCGGAATTTTCATCGCCGAATGGCCCAAACGCCGCCAGGCCCGCCGAGCCAAGCTGCAAGCCGGCTAA
- a CDS encoding formate--tetrahydrofolate ligase, with protein sequence MREQSIEIAQRSTLKPIHEITSALGLEEDEVEPWGRHSAKISLQVLKRLEDRPQGRLILVTAMTPTRFGEGKTLTTVGLGQALPRIGKKGAITLREPSVGPVFGVKGGGCGGGHAQVAPQEKINLHFNGDLHAITTAHNLMAALLDNHIYRGNELGIDVRQVLWPRAMDMNERALRQIVIGLGGLINGIPRESGFIMTSASEIMAILGLTSSRADFKRRLGEIVVALDGDQRLIKAAQLNAQGSMAAVLNDAVEPNLVQTLEHTPAFIHAGPFANIAHGTCSVLSNRMALRLADYVVTEAGFAADLGAEKFFNLVCRSSGLWPSAVVIVATCQALKHHGGIEASHIQQENTEALRKGFVNLQAHIRNIRKFGVPAVVGINRFPFDSDAEIATVEELCQEIGASCQPHEAFMKGGEGAEALARKAVEAADAAGAPQPRFTYELSDDPKEKIRKVATEIYGADGVVFDPAAEKSLKAFWEAGYGELPVCMAKTQSSISDNPAALGAPRGWKLRVNEVRLSAGAGFLVVVCGNMMLLPGLPKAPSAMRIDVDGAGKISGLF encoded by the coding sequence GTGAGAGAGCAAAGCATCGAAATCGCTCAACGTTCGACACTCAAACCCATCCACGAAATCACCTCCGCGCTGGGATTGGAAGAGGACGAGGTGGAGCCTTGGGGTCGCCATAGCGCCAAAATCAGCCTGCAGGTGCTGAAGCGCCTCGAGGACCGTCCCCAGGGTCGACTGATTCTGGTGACGGCCATGACTCCGACCCGCTTCGGCGAGGGCAAGACGCTGACCACGGTAGGACTGGGCCAAGCCTTGCCGAGGATCGGCAAGAAAGGGGCCATCACCTTGCGCGAGCCTTCGGTGGGACCAGTCTTCGGCGTCAAGGGCGGAGGATGCGGCGGCGGCCACGCCCAAGTGGCTCCTCAGGAAAAAATCAACCTTCACTTCAACGGCGATCTGCATGCCATCACCACCGCCCACAACCTGATGGCCGCGCTTCTCGACAATCACATCTACAGAGGCAATGAGCTGGGCATCGACGTCCGTCAGGTGCTGTGGCCGCGGGCCATGGATATGAACGAGAGAGCCTTGCGCCAAATCGTCATCGGTCTGGGCGGACTCATCAACGGCATCCCCCGCGAATCGGGCTTCATCATGACCTCGGCCTCGGAGATCATGGCCATCTTGGGCTTGACCTCGTCACGGGCCGATTTCAAGCGCCGGCTGGGCGAAATCGTGGTGGCGCTGGACGGCGACCAGCGCCTGATCAAAGCCGCTCAACTCAACGCCCAGGGATCGATGGCCGCCGTCCTCAACGACGCCGTTGAGCCCAATCTGGTGCAGACGCTGGAGCACACCCCGGCTTTCATCCACGCCGGACCCTTCGCCAACATCGCTCACGGCACCTGCAGCGTGCTCTCCAACCGCATGGCGCTGAGATTGGCCGACTATGTCGTCACCGAGGCCGGATTCGCCGCCGACCTGGGCGCCGAGAAATTCTTCAATCTGGTCTGCCGCAGCTCAGGACTGTGGCCCTCGGCTGTGGTTATCGTGGCCACTTGCCAGGCTCTCAAGCATCATGGAGGGATTGAGGCCTCGCACATTCAGCAGGAGAACACCGAAGCCCTGCGCAAGGGGTTCGTCAACCTTCAAGCCCATATCAGGAACATCCGCAAGTTCGGCGTGCCGGCCGTGGTGGGCATCAACCGCTTTCCCTTCGACAGCGATGCCGAAATCGCCACGGTGGAAGAGCTGTGCCAGGAGATCGGAGCCTCCTGCCAGCCGCACGAGGCCTTCATGAAAGGCGGAGAGGGAGCCGAGGCTCTGGCCCGCAAAGCGGTCGAAGCGGCCGATGCGGCGGGAGCCCCTCAGCCGCGCTTCACTTACGAACTCTCCGACGATCCCAAGGAGAAGATCCGCAAGGTGGCCACCGAGATCTACGGGGCCGACGGCGTTGTCTTCGATCCCGCCGCCGAGAAGTCGCTCAAGGCCTTCTGGGAGGCCGGCTACGGCGAACTGCCGGTGTGCATGGCCAAGACCCAGTCCTCGATATCGGACAACCCTGCGGCTCTGGGAGCGCCCAGGGGCTGGAAGCTCAGGGTCAACGAAGTGCGCCTGTCGGCGGGCGCCGGATTCCTGGTGGTCGTGTGCGGAAACATGATGCTGCTGCCCGGCCTTCCCAAGGCGCCCTCGGCCATGCGCATCGACGTCGACGGAGCGGGGAAAATCTCGGGACTCTTCTGA
- the rarD gene encoding EamA family transporter RarD: protein MSNDAATEHTPSSSGAGVLYGGGAFLIWGLLPAFWKLLQAVPALEILCHRVLWSALFGALLISYKRRWKEIPQILHSGRTMAALSASTLIIGSNWLIFIWAVNNGYLLETSLGYFINPLLNVLLGILFLQERLSRLQGLSVLLAGLAVLYLTLDYGEFPWVSMALALTFAFYGLVRKKAPVGALMGLGLETFLLTLPAAAYLGWLEWTGAGAFGGGGGLAWLLAAAGPATFIPLLFFNEGAKRLPLSTLGLLQYLGPTLHFLLAVFAYDEEFTRSHLITFTLIWTALALFSIEMLRRERSRRRALRAIPPGKL, encoded by the coding sequence TTGTCCAACGATGCGGCCACAGAGCATACGCCTTCGTCCAGCGGCGCGGGCGTTCTCTACGGAGGTGGAGCCTTCCTGATATGGGGACTCCTTCCGGCCTTCTGGAAACTGCTGCAGGCTGTGCCGGCGCTGGAGATCCTTTGCCATCGCGTTCTCTGGTCGGCCCTCTTCGGGGCCCTTCTGATCAGCTACAAGCGCCGTTGGAAGGAAATCCCCCAGATCCTGCACTCCGGCCGGACCATGGCGGCGCTGAGTGCCTCCACCCTCATCATCGGATCGAACTGGCTCATTTTCATCTGGGCCGTCAACAACGGATACCTGCTGGAAACCAGCCTGGGCTACTTCATCAATCCGCTCCTGAACGTGCTTCTGGGCATCCTCTTTTTGCAGGAGCGTCTCAGCCGGCTGCAGGGCCTGAGCGTACTGCTGGCGGGTCTGGCCGTGCTTTACCTGACTTTGGACTACGGAGAGTTCCCCTGGGTGTCGATGGCGCTGGCTCTGACCTTCGCCTTCTACGGGCTGGTGCGCAAGAAAGCTCCTGTGGGTGCCTTGATGGGACTGGGTTTGGAAACCTTCTTGCTGACCCTTCCCGCCGCCGCCTATCTGGGATGGCTGGAGTGGACGGGCGCGGGCGCCTTCGGCGGGGGAGGCGGATTGGCCTGGTTGCTGGCGGCCGCCGGACCGGCCACCTTCATTCCCCTGCTCTTCTTCAACGAAGGGGCCAAGCGCCTGCCCCTCTCCACCCTCGGCCTATTGCAGTACCTGGGTCCCACTCTGCACTTCCTGCTGGCGGTCTTCGCCTATGATGAAGAGTTCACCAGGAGCCATCTCATCACCTTTACGCTGATCTGGACGGCCCTGGCGCTCTTTTCCATCGAGATGCTGCGTCGCGAACGCTCGCGCCGCCGCGCCCTGCGCGCAATCCCGCCGGGGAAGCTCTAG
- a CDS encoding M20/M25/M40 family metallo-hydrolase, with the protein MHEKTIGGIAALLALFISTLMGQEASSPTAQQALEQVRLYRQAHEVEILQDFRELLSIPNVAFDAPNIRRNAEWIRDALARRGVEARLLTLQEEEAPPIVFGELKVPGAQRTLNIYVHYDGQPALPPQWTHKPWEPVLYSASMEDGGQPIDWPQPGDRTDPEGRIYARSAGDDKAPIPAILTALDALRQAGIQPTSNLKFFFEGEEEAGSPHLEQYLKAYGDLLEGDIWLFCDGPVHQSRTPQLVFGVRGIVEMELTVYGPTRYLHSGHYGNWAPNPAQMLAELLASMKDPEGNAVVEGFYDTVAPLTAREREELQQVPQVDEQLRRELGLARSENGNQPLMERLLLPSLNVRGLAAASVGRQARNVIPTHAIASLDIRLVKGNDPQDMLDRVEAHIRRQGYHIVRETPDKATRLAHPRIVKVVRGDGYPAARTRMDLPIALEIASAARMAGGGELILVPSLGGSLPLYLFTDLLQAPLVITPMANHDDNQHAPDENLRLANLWYGIDLMGAIFTF; encoded by the coding sequence ATGCACGAGAAGACAATCGGAGGCATCGCGGCGCTACTGGCCTTATTCATCTCAACCCTCATGGGGCAGGAGGCATCCTCTCCTACCGCCCAACAGGCCCTAGAGCAAGTGCGCCTCTATCGTCAGGCCCACGAGGTCGAGATCCTGCAAGATTTCCGGGAACTGCTCTCGATTCCCAACGTGGCCTTCGACGCCCCCAACATCCGCCGCAACGCGGAGTGGATCCGCGATGCCTTGGCACGGCGCGGAGTGGAAGCCCGTTTGCTGACCTTACAAGAGGAAGAGGCGCCGCCGATTGTGTTCGGCGAATTGAAAGTCCCCGGCGCGCAGCGGACGCTCAACATCTACGTCCATTACGATGGCCAGCCGGCGCTGCCTCCGCAGTGGACCCACAAGCCCTGGGAACCGGTCCTCTACTCGGCCTCGATGGAGGACGGAGGACAGCCCATCGACTGGCCACAGCCGGGAGATCGTACAGATCCTGAAGGGCGCATCTACGCCCGCTCGGCCGGAGACGACAAGGCGCCCATCCCAGCCATCCTCACGGCCTTGGACGCTCTGCGCCAGGCAGGGATACAGCCCACCTCCAACCTCAAGTTCTTCTTCGAGGGCGAGGAGGAGGCCGGGTCGCCCCACCTCGAGCAGTATTTGAAAGCCTACGGCGATCTCCTGGAGGGCGACATCTGGCTCTTTTGTGACGGGCCGGTCCACCAATCGCGCACGCCCCAGTTGGTCTTCGGAGTACGGGGCATCGTAGAGATGGAACTGACGGTCTACGGCCCCACCCGCTACCTGCACAGCGGACATTACGGCAATTGGGCTCCCAATCCCGCCCAGATGCTGGCTGAACTGCTGGCCTCCATGAAGGACCCGGAAGGCAACGCCGTCGTGGAGGGCTTCTACGACACGGTAGCGCCTCTCACCGCCCGCGAGCGGGAGGAGCTGCAACAGGTTCCGCAAGTGGACGAGCAGCTTCGTCGCGAACTGGGGCTGGCCCGCAGCGAAAACGGGAATCAGCCCTTAATGGAACGCCTGCTGCTGCCCTCGCTCAACGTCCGCGGACTGGCGGCAGCCAGCGTGGGACGCCAGGCCCGCAACGTGATTCCCACCCATGCCATCGCCTCTCTCGACATCCGCCTGGTCAAGGGCAACGATCCTCAAGACATGCTTGATCGTGTGGAGGCTCACATCCGGCGCCAGGGATATCACATCGTGCGCGAGACGCCGGACAAGGCCACGCGGCTGGCTCATCCGCGCATCGTCAAGGTGGTGAGGGGGGACGGATACCCGGCTGCCCGCACCCGCATGGACTTGCCCATTGCTCTGGAAATCGCCTCGGCGGCCCGAATGGCCGGAGGGGGAGAGCTGATTCTGGTCCCCAGCCTGGGAGGCTCTCTGCCTCTTTATCTCTTTACCGATCTCCTGCAGGCGCCGCTGGTCATCACCCCCATGGCCAACCACGACGACAACCAGCACGCTCCCGACGAAAACCTGCGGCTGGCCAATCTCTGGTACGGAATCGACCTGATGGGCGCCATCTTCACTTTCTGA
- a CDS encoding alpha/beta hydrolase, with protein sequence MHQSEIRGLWTRERQSALGRGDLVLIHGLGESSLGFERLIASPRLESWSLWAPDLPGYGKTPPDSSCRTLPQQARHLSHWIAELRLRRVVLAGHSMGGVIATLICEERPEWLQAFVNIEGNISPGDCHYSAKAAEFEEEAFCRQGYAQVGSLIMEKGKSDPAHGSYWESYQLCDPALFHLNSRELVELSEKGRLARRMRDIGRTLPVIYLAGYPQGAARETLDELFRLEVPVRMLYPSGHWPFIDRPEEFDTELLRFLDHLEILGAG encoded by the coding sequence ATGCATCAATCGGAAATCCGCGGACTGTGGACGCGGGAGCGCCAATCGGCCCTTGGGCGTGGAGACCTGGTTCTGATACACGGGCTGGGCGAGTCGAGCCTGGGCTTTGAACGTCTCATCGCCAGTCCCCGCCTCGAGTCGTGGAGCTTGTGGGCGCCCGACTTGCCCGGCTACGGAAAGACTCCGCCCGATTCCTCCTGCCGCACCCTTCCCCAGCAGGCCCGCCACCTCAGCCATTGGATCGCCGAGTTGCGCTTGCGCCGGGTGGTGTTGGCAGGCCACTCCATGGGAGGGGTCATCGCCACCCTGATCTGCGAGGAGCGTCCCGAGTGGTTGCAGGCCTTTGTCAACATCGAAGGCAATATCAGCCCGGGAGACTGCCACTACAGCGCCAAAGCAGCCGAGTTCGAGGAGGAAGCCTTCTGTCGGCAAGGCTACGCCCAGGTGGGCAGCCTGATCATGGAAAAAGGGAAATCCGACCCGGCCCACGGCAGTTATTGGGAAAGCTACCAACTGTGCGACCCGGCCCTCTTTCACCTCAACAGCCGGGAACTGGTGGAGCTCTCGGAAAAGGGCCGCCTGGCCCGCCGCATGCGCGACATCGGACGCACTCTCCCCGTCATTTATCTGGCCGGCTACCCGCAGGGAGCCGCCCGCGAAACGCTGGACGAACTGTTCCGCCTGGAAGTGCCCGTGCGCATGCTCTATCCCAGCGGACACTGGCCTTTCATCGACCGTCCCGAGGAGTTCGACACTGAACTGCTGCGCTTTCTCGACCACCTGGAAATCCTGGGCGCCGGCTGA